The genome window CAAAGACCTCTACGGCCTGTTCAACAAGCCCCTGGCGTGTACCTCGATATACGGGGATACCGCCTGTTTTTTTGAAGATATATTTTAATATGGGCCAATTAAAGACGTCGGATTTGCCAAGCCATGCCCCTTTCATACGAAAATACCACGAAATCGCAAGCGCAATCGGATAGTCCCAGTTGGAGGTATGGGGCGCAACAATAACAATGTATTTGGGAACAGATGGCGGTGTCCCTTCCACCTTCCATCCCAGTAGTTTCAAAAAAGCCACACCTATAAGATGCAAGAAAAAGTTTACGCGGCCTGTATGTTGGAATGTAACCCGGTCAGACGACATACCGTCAAATCCTTGGTGAATATTTTTTTTATTTAGCGCAGCCAATAGCCGTACAATGATAAAGTACAAGGTCAGGGAAAGCAAAAGAACCTTTGGAATCGAAGGCGTCAATTATAAAAGATTTCACAAAAGAAATATCAATCCTGAGACCATCATTCAGCCCGGCCATTCGAAAAAAATTGAAAGTTTGTATTAATCCGGCTATAAACCCCACAATATCATATTGTGTCTTGTGAAAGAACTTTTGGATTCCCTGTCATGCCCGGTACCGCGTGGCATTGCAGTCGCGTCGCTATCGTCATTATTTCCTAAGCATCAATTTGCTTCATAATAAACCTAAATGGAGGATTCTCTATGAAACAGTACGCATCCCCCCTGTCACGCCGTTCTTTCTTGAAGGGCGCCGCAGCCGCAGCCGCTATCCCGGTCATCATCCCCGCCTCCGCTATGGGACGTAACGGCGCCGTTGCCCCCAGCGAACGTATCGTCATGGCATCTATCGGCGTGGGCGGCCAGGGCAGCTATGACACCCGTGCGCTCATGAATATCCCTGACGTCCAATACGTCGCCGTATGTGATGTTGACCGCAAGCACTGTGCCGGCGCAAAAAACATGTTGGAAGAGTACTATGCAAGTGCAAAGCCCGGCGATTCCTATTCCGGTATTCAGGAATACTATGATTTTCGGGAAGTGCTCGCGCGCGATGATATTGATGCCGTGATGATCGCCACCCCCGATCATTGGCACGCTGTAATCAGCATTGCCGCAGCTAAGGCGGGCAAAGACATTTATTGTGAAAAGCCTCTTGCCAACAGCATCCCGGAAGGGCGCGCCGTAGTAGATGCCGTGCGCCGTTATAAACGTGTATTCCAGACAGGCAGCCATGAGCGGTCCCGCGACAACTCACGCTATGCTTGCGAATTGGTTCGTAATGGGCGCATAGGGAAACTGCATACGATCCGCGTGCAGATGCCCGTCGACCGCGTTGAGGAATACGAACAACCGCCCTCTCCGCTCATGCCTGTTCCCGATCATTTTGATTACGA of Candidatus Hydrogenedentota bacterium contains these proteins:
- a CDS encoding Gfo/Idh/MocA family oxidoreductase, whose product is MKQYASPLSRRSFLKGAAAAAAIPVIIPASAMGRNGAVAPSERIVMASIGVGGQGSYDTRALMNIPDVQYVAVCDVDRKHCAGAKNMLEEYYASAKPGDSYSGIQEYYDFREVLARDDIDAVMIATPDHWHAVISIAAAKAGKDIYCEKPLANSIPEGRAVVDAVRRYKRVFQTGSHERSRDNSRYACELVRNGRIGKLHTIRVQMPVDRVEEYEQPPSPLMPVPDHFDYDFWLGPAREAPYTEKRCHFYFRYILDYSGGEMTDRGAHIIDLGQLGNGTDDTLPLSVEGTGTFAKEGLFNTAYDYNFSFEYANGVRLIGDTTEPRGIRFEGDEGWVFIHVHAGTLEANPTSLLREVIGPNELHLGRSRGHHYDFIECVKTRGEPKAPVEVGYHSGTMCHMANIAMLTGKKLKWDPVRECFDDDAANRLMQPSMRAPWVI
- a CDS encoding glycerol acyltransferase, coding for MSSDRVTFQHTGRVNFFLHLIGVAFLKLLGWKVEGTPPSVPKYIVIVAPHTSNWDYPIALAISWYFRMKGAWLGKSDVFNWPILKYIFKKTGGIPVYRGTRQGLVEQAVEVFEQREELILALTPEGTRAKVVYWKAGFYRIALAAGVPISLGYLDFKRKAGGFGPLYYCTGDQEEDLAFIRSFFDTVTPRHPSLRSEVRFKSGQDNGIRNSSDFQSVHKDPDTP